A portion of the Calothrix sp. 336/3 genome contains these proteins:
- a CDS encoding pentapeptide repeat-containing protein, which translates to MPTDYNSAPSPNSEPISDKNLQPDDFDGASENGITEHELATQQALAAIAALQSPQNTTALQKSHSNYKLRNGVFVKPRALFLIIVAIALTIVGIALNNLILGIVGILVTLILSLAIVLPWLQKVADEWFSSEERALFISFSGIIVAGIGFVKFSGLGDRLVAIGRKINWEVSGTLADWFAALGQILIAIIAVYVAWRQYVISKDLTIQQNLLTVQQNIITQQQTIDSYFQGVSDLVLDEEGLLEDWPQERAIAEGRTAAILSSVDGNGKAKIIRFLSRSRLLTPLKRDQHLGRPILDGSGGYAEDRENGLRVIDLGVMLAGSDLGDTDLRWTDLSEANLVRANMQNCDLVKANLSRTILYNANLSGADLNGARFFYGRVETASPRDRTQPPNYQTGEQTGAVVENADFTGVKRMSEPTRCYCCAWGGEKTRSTIPGGCEGIPNKLGK; encoded by the coding sequence ATGCCAACTGATTATAATTCTGCCCCATCTCCCAATTCAGAACCAATATCAGACAAGAATTTACAGCCTGATGATTTTGATGGTGCTAGCGAAAATGGGATTACTGAGCATGAACTGGCAACACAACAAGCTTTAGCCGCGATCGCTGCTTTGCAGTCTCCCCAAAATACCACTGCTTTACAGAAATCTCATTCAAATTACAAACTACGCAATGGTGTATTTGTCAAGCCTAGAGCCTTATTCTTAATTATTGTGGCGATCGCTCTGACAATTGTGGGAATTGCCCTAAATAACCTGATTTTGGGAATTGTCGGGATTCTCGTCACCTTAATATTATCCCTAGCAATTGTCTTACCATGGTTGCAAAAAGTTGCTGATGAGTGGTTCTCTTCTGAAGAAAGAGCCTTATTTATTTCATTTTCCGGGATTATTGTCGCTGGAATTGGCTTTGTGAAATTTAGTGGTTTAGGCGATCGCCTAGTTGCCATTGGACGCAAAATTAACTGGGAAGTATCGGGAACCCTCGCAGATTGGTTTGCAGCTTTGGGGCAAATTCTCATTGCCATTATTGCCGTATATGTAGCTTGGCGACAATATGTGATTTCCAAGGATTTGACGATTCAACAAAACCTACTAACTGTCCAACAAAATATTATTACCCAACAGCAAACCATCGATTCCTACTTCCAGGGTGTATCCGATTTAGTCTTAGATGAGGAAGGATTGCTTGAAGATTGGCCCCAGGAGCGGGCGATCGCCGAAGGTAGAACCGCCGCAATTCTCAGTAGTGTAGATGGCAATGGTAAAGCCAAAATCATTAGATTTCTTTCCCGTTCCCGATTACTCACACCCCTAAAACGCGATCAACATCTCGGTCGTCCCATTCTCGATGGTAGCGGAGGATACGCAGAAGACCGTGAAAACGGTTTACGGGTAATTGACCTGGGAGTGATGTTAGCAGGTTCTGACCTAGGTGATACAGACCTGCGGTGGACAGATTTAAGCGAAGCTAACCTCGTGAGAGCAAATATGCAAAACTGCGATTTAGTCAAAGCCAATCTATCCCGCACAATCTTATACAATGCCAACCTCAGTGGTGCAGACCTGAACGGCGCAAGATTTTTCTATGGGAGAGTCGAAACTGCCTCCCCCCGCGATCGCACCCAACCCCCCAACTATCAAACAGGAGAACAAACTGGTGCGGTTGTGGAAAATGCTGACTTCACGGGAGTGAAAAGGATGTCAGAACCTACCCGCTGTTACTGCTGTGCATGGGGTGGCGAGAAAACCAGAAGCACTATCCCCGGAGGATGTGAAGGTATTCCCAATAAGTTGGGGAAATGA
- a CDS encoding Uma2 family endonuclease produces MISQAQKSHTTVDEYLKLELSSFVRHEYVAGQLYPVLNHNQESRIITANLLTRLRTHLHGTGYRVFSSEMRLSIPQSNIFYHPEIFVTKNSFDRERKFKTNPCLVVEVFSSTTERVSRYEKRMHYSEIESLNEYVLISQSEMKVDIYRKNNYGSWNLVTYQSPWASVDFMSVNMTMPMAEIYEDVNIK; encoded by the coding sequence ATGATTTCACAAGCACAAAAATCCCATACAACTGTTGACGAATACCTCAAGCTAGAGTTAAGCAGCTTTGTTCGTCATGAATATGTTGCAGGACAACTATATCCTGTTCTAAATCATAATCAAGAGAGCAGAATTATCACAGCAAATTTGCTCACGAGACTGCGTACCCATCTTCATGGTACAGGATATCGAGTTTTTTCTTCAGAGATGAGATTGTCCATTCCCCAATCAAATATTTTTTATCATCCCGAAATATTTGTAACGAAAAACTCCTTTGATAGAGAGAGAAAATTCAAAACCAACCCCTGTTTAGTAGTAGAAGTTTTCTCCTCAACGACAGAAAGAGTTAGCCGTTATGAAAAAAGAATGCACTACTCGGAAATAGAAAGTCTCAATGAATACGTATTAATTTCTCAGTCAGAAATGAAAGTAGATATTTATCGCAAAAATAACTACGGCAGTTGGAATTTAGTCACCTATCAATCACCATGGGCAAGCGTCGATTTTATGTCAGTCAACATGACAATGCCAATGGCTGAAATCTACGAAGATGTGAATATCAAATAA
- a CDS encoding ATP-binding protein has protein sequence MHSSPEDYRLKGKTRGLGANLQNWLSRLSITTKIRLGYTFTLGIALSGTITGIMIGEIYEKHSQDLIKKALEENHLLYELTTDLLEAKSLEQELVFLVDKPEKFKVRYALFLKEFQDLEDTWLKVKTSYAEATEDTEEREIFKKIAQKYESLVEVYFQEARRIYKQLENPNITQSEINNFRQQLVNFNSSKTALKVADFIESMDNATHVINEGVEEVSESLATFAMIRLAIVGASILIAGIIAQIFISYMINNLSRPLKAVTKIAEQVIQESNFQLQVPVTTKDEAGILANTFNHLLTKIRYLLAEQQQAQEQLEIHNQTLEAQVQARTEELQAKNIDLQAAMVELKNTQNQIIQSEKMSSLGQLVAGVAHEINNPVSFIYGNLAPISEYTYDLLELIENYQQVYQQPESLITDCIEEIDLEYLKQDLPQLIDSMKVGAIRIREIVKSLRNFSRLDEAEHKEADIHEGIDSTLMILRHRLKASGERPEISVIKEYNQLPLVTCYPGQLNQVFMNILSNAIDAIEEYNQKRTKEEIKLNPSQIKISTQEIENNWVRIAIKDNADGISEAIISKLFDPFFTTKPVGKGTGLGLSISYQIIVEKHIGRLACNSQLGVGTEFVIEIPIQVANR, from the coding sequence ATGCATTCATCTCCTGAAGATTATCGCCTAAAAGGCAAAACTAGAGGTTTGGGTGCTAATCTGCAAAACTGGTTATCAAGACTCAGCATAACAACTAAAATTAGACTAGGCTATACCTTCACTCTGGGAATTGCTTTATCGGGGACAATTACCGGAATCATGATTGGGGAAATATACGAAAAACATTCCCAGGATTTAATTAAGAAAGCACTGGAAGAGAATCACTTGCTTTATGAATTAACAACAGATTTATTAGAAGCGAAAAGTCTTGAGCAGGAGTTAGTATTTCTAGTAGATAAACCAGAAAAATTTAAAGTTAGATATGCACTATTTCTTAAGGAATTTCAGGACTTAGAAGATACCTGGTTAAAGGTTAAAACTTCCTATGCAGAAGCAACAGAAGATACAGAGGAGAGAGAAATTTTTAAAAAAATAGCTCAAAAATATGAGAGCCTAGTAGAAGTTTATTTTCAAGAAGCTCGCAGAATATATAAACAGTTAGAAAATCCAAATATTACCCAATCAGAAATTAATAATTTTCGTCAACAGCTTGTGAATTTCAACAGCAGTAAGACCGCTCTGAAAGTTGCAGATTTTATCGAAAGTATGGATAATGCTACACATGTCATTAACGAAGGAGTCGAGGAAGTATCAGAAAGTCTGGCTACTTTTGCAATGATTAGACTAGCTATAGTTGGTGCTAGTATTTTGATTGCTGGAATTATAGCTCAGATTTTCATATCCTACATGATAAACAATCTGTCTCGTCCCCTGAAAGCAGTTACAAAGATAGCAGAACAGGTGATTCAAGAATCTAATTTTCAACTACAAGTACCTGTGACAACAAAGGATGAAGCAGGGATTTTAGCTAATACTTTTAATCACTTGCTGACTAAAATTAGATATTTACTAGCAGAACAACAGCAAGCTCAGGAACAACTAGAAATTCATAATCAAACTTTAGAAGCACAGGTACAGGCAAGAACTGAAGAATTGCAAGCCAAAAATATTGATTTACAAGCGGCTATGGTAGAGTTGAAAAATACTCAGAATCAAATAATTCAAAGTGAAAAAATGTCTAGTTTGGGGCAGTTAGTTGCTGGAGTTGCCCATGAAATTAATAATCCCGTCAGCTTTATTTATGGTAATCTAGCTCCCATCTCTGAATATACCTATGATTTATTAGAATTGATAGAAAATTATCAACAAGTTTATCAACAGCCAGAAAGTCTAATTACAGACTGTATTGAAGAAATAGATTTAGAATACTTAAAACAAGATTTACCCCAGCTTATCGATTCCATGAAAGTAGGTGCAATACGCATCAGGGAAATTGTCAAATCACTGCGAAATTTCTCCCGTCTTGATGAAGCAGAACATAAGGAAGCGGATATTCATGAAGGGATTGATAGCACTTTAATGATTTTACGCCATCGTTTAAAGGCAAGTGGAGAACGTCCAGAAATTTCAGTTATTAAAGAGTATAATCAACTGCCTTTAGTTACTTGTTATCCAGGACAATTGAACCAAGTATTTATGAATATTCTCAGTAACGCAATTGATGCTATTGAAGAATATAATCAAAAACGGACAAAAGAGGAAATAAAGCTCAATCCTAGTCAAATTAAAATTTCTACTCAGGAAATTGAAAATAATTGGGTGCGAATTGCAATTAAAGATAATGCAGATGGGATTTCAGAAGCAATTATTTCTAAGTTGTTTGACCCATTTTTTACAACCAAACCTGTGGGTAAAGGTACAGGTTTAGGGTTATCAATTAGTTATCAAATTATTGTTGAAAAACACATAGGGAGACTAGCTTGTAATTCTCAATTGGGTGTAGGAACTGAATTTGTGATTGAAATTCCTATTCAAGTCGCTAATAGATAG
- a CDS encoding sensor histidine kinase, with translation MFFDALTQENTILVVDDTPTNLQVLFDVLSDQGYRVAIAKNGETALQRLQTSQPNLILLDVMMPGIDGFETCKRLKANPNTCDIPVIFMTALSDSVDKVKGLSLGAVDYITKPIQHEEVLARIRVHLQLRNAIRIMEQRTNELNQALENLKQSQQHLVQGEKMSALGHLVAGIAHEINNPMNFIYGNLTYVREYTEDLLEFVQLYQKHYPNPVEEIRERAETLDLGFLQTDLLKMLGSMEIGSERVRELVLSLRNFSRLDESEFKAVDIHAGIDSTLLILQHRLKAKPNFPAIQIIQDYKQLPEVECYPSQLNQVFMNILSNAIDALEESAIAVPTITIRTSAIDNDWVTVSIADNGVGIAESIRSKLFNPFFTTKPVGKGTGLGLSISYQIITEKHGGKIECYSTMGQGTEFVVQIPVRQIMV, from the coding sequence ATGTTCTTTGATGCTCTTACTCAGGAAAACACAATTTTAGTTGTAGACGACACCCCTACCAATCTGCAAGTATTATTTGATGTACTCAGCGACCAGGGTTATCGAGTTGCGATCGCCAAAAATGGTGAAACTGCTCTACAACGCTTGCAAACATCCCAACCGAACCTGATTTTGTTGGATGTAATGATGCCAGGAATCGACGGTTTTGAAACCTGCAAACGTCTTAAAGCTAATCCTAATACCTGTGACATTCCTGTAATCTTCATGACCGCGCTTTCGGACTCGGTAGATAAAGTCAAAGGTTTAAGTTTGGGCGCTGTAGATTATATCACTAAGCCGATTCAGCACGAAGAAGTATTGGCACGCATCCGGGTACATCTACAACTGCGAAATGCCATTCGCATTATGGAACAGCGTACAAATGAACTCAACCAAGCACTAGAAAACCTGAAGCAAAGTCAACAGCATCTGGTTCAGGGTGAAAAAATGTCTGCTTTAGGTCACTTGGTAGCTGGAATTGCCCACGAAATCAACAATCCCATGAATTTCATCTACGGCAACCTCACCTATGTCAGGGAATATACTGAAGATTTATTGGAATTTGTCCAACTTTACCAGAAGCACTATCCCAACCCAGTAGAGGAAATCCGAGAGCGAGCAGAAACTCTGGACTTAGGATTTTTGCAAACCGACTTGCTGAAGATGCTAGGTTCGATGGAAATAGGTAGCGAGCGCGTCCGTGAACTTGTCCTTTCTCTTCGTAATTTCTCCCGCTTGGATGAATCGGAATTCAAAGCTGTTGATATTCATGCAGGTATTGATAGTACCCTGTTGATTTTACAACACCGTCTGAAAGCTAAACCCAATTTTCCAGCCATTCAAATTATTCAAGACTACAAACAGTTACCAGAAGTTGAATGCTACCCCAGTCAACTGAACCAGGTATTCATGAATATTTTAAGTAATGCGATTGATGCTTTAGAAGAATCAGCGATCGCTGTACCCACTATCACCATCCGTACTTCTGCCATCGATAATGACTGGGTGACAGTTAGCATTGCTGATAATGGTGTTGGAATTGCCGAATCCATTCGCTCTAAACTCTTTAATCCTTTTTTTACAACCAAACCTGTTGGCAAAGGAACTGGATTGGGGTTGTCGATTAGCTACCAAATCATCACCGAAAAACATGGAGGCAAGATTGAGTGTTATTCTACTATGGGTCAGGGAACCGAGTTTGTGGTACAAATTCCGGTAAGACAAATCATGGTATAA
- a CDS encoding ABC transporter permease, translated as MAISKPPLGRLLRFPRNSSLSQILMYLGFAITLSFVLIALFAPLLQSWGWIQNPTDSLVNPIHQPPSGKYWFGTSRQGYDVFSRSLFGAQAALQVVLLATALSMMIGVPLGMLSGYLGGNVDKIFLFFMDSIYTLPGLLLSVTLAFVVGRGILNAAIAISIAYIPQYYRVVRNHTVSVKTELFIEAAQAMGANTWQVLTKYLFFNVIQSVPVLFTLNAADAILVLGGLGFLGLGLPEETPEWGYDLKLALEALPTGIWWTTLFPGLAMTIMVVGLSLLGEGLNEFVNPKLRRQNSIRK; from the coding sequence ATGGCAATTTCTAAACCTCCCCTGGGTAGACTTCTGCGTTTTCCTCGCAATTCTAGCCTGTCACAAATACTGATGTATCTGGGGTTCGCTATTACCTTATCTTTTGTTCTCATTGCTTTATTTGCTCCCCTATTGCAATCTTGGGGATGGATTCAAAACCCCACCGATTCCCTAGTTAACCCAATTCATCAACCCCCCTCCGGGAAATATTGGTTTGGTACAAGTCGTCAAGGATACGATGTCTTCTCCCGTAGCTTATTTGGTGCCCAAGCAGCCCTCCAAGTGGTGTTACTGGCAACTGCTTTAAGTATGATGATTGGCGTACCTTTGGGGATGTTGAGTGGTTATCTCGGTGGGAATGTAGACAAAATTTTCCTATTTTTTATGGATAGTATTTATACCTTACCTGGTTTACTACTGTCCGTGACTTTAGCCTTTGTTGTCGGTAGAGGCATTTTAAACGCCGCGATCGCCATTAGTATTGCCTATATTCCCCAGTATTATCGCGTAGTGCGTAACCACACTGTCAGCGTCAAAACAGAGCTATTTATCGAAGCAGCTCAAGCCATGGGGGCAAATACCTGGCAAGTATTAACGAAGTATCTATTTTTCAACGTGATTCAGAGTGTTCCCGTACTCTTCACCCTCAACGCTGCCGACGCAATCCTTGTATTGGGCGGTTTAGGCTTCCTCGGCTTAGGACTTCCCGAAGAAACTCCAGAATGGGGGTATGATTTGAAACTAGCCCTCGAAGCCCTACCCACAGGTATTTGGTGGACAACTCTCTTTCCTGGTTTAGCTATGACTATCATGGTAGTTGGGTTATCCCTACTCGGCGAAGGATTAAATGAGTTTGTCAATCCTAAATTGAGAAGGCAGAATAGTATCCGAAAATAG
- a CDS encoding NAD(P)-dependent oxidoreductase → MKKILITGGSGFLGWHICHQAKQKWDVYSTYSTKPLHIPQTQVLPLDISEYSAVKQLFKDIQPDAVIHTAAQSQPNYCQTYPQESYKINVTAAANLAGICADNSIPYVFTSTDLVFNGLNAPYKETDSVSPVNIYGEQKVQAELEILTRYPQATICRMPLMFGAATPTATSFMQGFIQTLAAGKELNLFVDEFRTPVSGVTAAQGLLLAMETFKGIIHLGGKERISRYDFGKLMVEILQLPGANLKSCRQQDVKMAAPRPQDVSLDSSKAFSLGYQPLSIREELELIAKS, encoded by the coding sequence ATGAAAAAAATCTTGATTACAGGTGGGAGTGGTTTCCTGGGATGGCATATTTGTCATCAAGCCAAACAAAAATGGGATGTCTACAGCACCTACAGTACTAAACCTCTCCATATTCCCCAGACTCAAGTTTTACCTTTAGATATCAGCGAATATTCCGCCGTTAAGCAATTATTTAAAGATATTCAACCGGATGCAGTGATTCATACTGCTGCTCAGTCACAACCAAACTACTGTCAAACCTATCCCCAGGAATCTTACAAGATAAATGTGACTGCGGCGGCAAATTTGGCGGGAATTTGTGCAGATAATTCCATTCCCTATGTGTTTACTTCCACAGATTTAGTTTTTAATGGTTTAAATGCTCCCTATAAGGAAACAGACTCCGTTTCTCCTGTGAATATTTATGGTGAGCAAAAAGTCCAAGCCGAACTAGAAATTCTTACCAGATATCCCCAGGCAACTATCTGTAGAATGCCCTTAATGTTTGGTGCTGCTACACCGACAGCTACAAGTTTTATGCAAGGTTTTATCCAGACTTTAGCAGCAGGTAAGGAACTAAATTTATTTGTCGATGAATTTCGCACACCAGTGAGTGGAGTCACCGCAGCCCAAGGATTGTTATTAGCTATGGAAACATTTAAAGGGATAATTCATCTAGGGGGAAAAGAACGAATTTCTCGCTATGATTTCGGCAAGTTAATGGTAGAGATATTGCAATTACCAGGAGCTAATTTAAAATCCTGTCGTCAGCAAGATGTGAAAATGGCTGCACCCCGCCCTCAGGATGTTTCTTTAGATAGTTCCAAGGCATTTAGTTTAGGATATCAGCCATTAAGTATTCGGGAAGAATTGGAGTTAATTGCCAAGTCTTAA
- a CDS encoding iron uptake porin: MFISISSKLYQGLLISLSISVKIITTANFSLATEIQSDSSNISQTTSVSQLADVQPTDWAFQALQSLVERYGCIAGYPNGTYRGNRGITRYEFAAGLNSCLQRVSELMGENWQKYATKEDLETLVRLQEEFAGELATLRSRVDAVEAKTAELEANQFSTTTKLEGEVILGITGIFGNRQDNNSSFDNNITLGQRTRLDLVTSFTGKDTLNMRLEAGNIAELDDSVTGTRMTRLGFEEDSGNDLGLQELYYQFPVGDRLRITLAASEMELNDIAEPLNPLESSSSGSISRFGRYNPILRSIEGTGLGLNYQLNQSTNLAFAYLTTDAALPTDKNGLFDGNYAALGNVTFQASDNFGIALTYLHSYYAGGSESGVNLTGSTGSLIARRPFGNVSTSSDAFGLETSLRINPNLILSGWVGYIKADSQVSNATADIWNYAVTLAMPDLGGKGNLAGLIVGMPPKVTSSSLVSDRDTSLHIEGFYKLQVTDNISITPGLFVITNPEHDDNNSSIVVGTVRTTFKF, from the coding sequence ATGTTTATCTCTATATCTTCAAAGCTATACCAGGGTTTACTGATATCTCTGAGTATTAGTGTCAAAATTATCACTACTGCCAATTTCAGCTTGGCAACAGAAATACAATCTGATTCCTCGAATATATCGCAAACCACGTCCGTTTCTCAACTTGCAGATGTACAACCCACGGATTGGGCTTTTCAAGCATTACAATCTTTGGTAGAACGTTATGGTTGTATTGCTGGGTATCCCAATGGAACCTACAGGGGAAATCGAGGAATCACACGATACGAATTTGCCGCAGGTTTAAATAGTTGCTTGCAAAGAGTCAGCGAGTTGATGGGTGAAAATTGGCAAAAATATGCGACTAAAGAGGATTTAGAGACATTAGTCAGACTACAAGAGGAATTTGCTGGGGAATTAGCTACCCTTCGCAGTCGAGTTGATGCAGTAGAAGCAAAAACTGCTGAGTTAGAAGCAAATCAGTTTTCCACGACTACCAAACTCGAAGGTGAGGTAATTTTAGGAATCACGGGGATTTTTGGCAATCGCCAAGATAATAACTCTAGCTTTGATAACAATATCACCCTCGGTCAACGCACCCGTTTAGATTTGGTGACGAGTTTTACGGGGAAAGATACTTTAAATATGCGTTTAGAAGCGGGAAATATTGCCGAGTTAGATGATAGTGTCACCGGAACTCGGATGACTCGTTTGGGTTTTGAAGAGGATAGTGGGAATGATTTGGGGTTGCAGGAATTATATTATCAGTTTCCCGTTGGCGATCGCCTGAGAATTACCCTTGCTGCATCGGAAATGGAATTAAACGATATTGCCGAACCTTTGAATCCTTTAGAAAGTAGTAGTAGTGGTTCCATATCTCGTTTTGGTCGCTACAATCCCATTCTTCGCTCTATTGAGGGAACAGGATTAGGACTTAATTACCAATTAAATCAAAGCACAAATTTAGCTTTTGCTTACTTAACAACGGATGCTGCATTACCGACTGACAAAAATGGTTTATTTGATGGCAATTATGCTGCATTAGGAAATGTTACTTTCCAAGCATCTGATAATTTTGGAATTGCCTTAACTTATCTCCATTCCTATTATGCTGGTGGCAGTGAAAGTGGGGTAAATTTAACTGGTAGTACTGGTAGTCTCATCGCTCGTAGACCTTTTGGTAACGTTTCTACCAGTAGCGATGCTTTCGGTTTAGAAACAAGTTTGCGAATTAACCCGAATTTGATTCTTTCCGGTTGGGTGGGTTATATCAAAGCAGATTCCCAGGTGAGTAATGCTACAGCAGATATTTGGAATTATGCTGTGACTTTAGCCATGCCAGATTTAGGTGGTAAGGGTAATTTAGCAGGTTTAATTGTCGGAATGCCACCCAAGGTTACAAGTAGTAGTCTTGTTAGTGATAGAGATACATCCTTACATATAGAGGGATTTTATAAGTTGCAAGTCACTGATAATATTTCCATCACTCCAGGTTTATTTGTGATTACAAATCCCGAACATGATGACAATAATAGTAGTATTGTTGTGGGAACTGTGCGGACTACATTTAAATTCTAA
- the fabG gene encoding 3-oxoacyl-[acyl-carrier-protein] reductase, with the protein MQLLPENLQNLRGQVAIVTGASRGIGRAIAQELAKYGATVVVNYASSSQAADELVAEITTAGGTAIALQADVSKADQVDTLINTVMEKFSRVDILVNNAGITRDTLLLRMKPEDWQAVIDLNLTGVFLCTRAASKIMLKQRSGRIINIASVAGQMGNPGQANYSAAKAGVIGFTKTVAKELAPRGITVNAVAPGFIATDMTSGLSNTEEILKFIPLGRYGQPEEIGGMVRFLAADSAAAYITGQVFNVDGGMVMA; encoded by the coding sequence ATGCAACTTTTACCAGAAAATCTCCAAAATCTGCGGGGACAAGTAGCAATTGTGACTGGTGCATCACGGGGTATTGGCAGGGCGATCGCTCAGGAATTAGCTAAATATGGAGCAACTGTAGTTGTCAACTATGCAAGTTCTAGTCAAGCAGCCGATGAGTTAGTCGCAGAAATTACCACAGCCGGTGGAACCGCGATCGCTCTCCAAGCAGATGTCTCCAAAGCAGATCAAGTAGATACTTTGATTAACACGGTGATGGAAAAATTTAGCCGTGTGGATATTCTGGTGAATAACGCAGGTATTACCCGTGACACTCTCCTACTCCGCATGAAGCCGGAAGACTGGCAGGCAGTCATAGACCTAAATTTAACAGGTGTATTTTTATGTACCCGTGCCGCCAGTAAAATTATGCTCAAGCAACGCTCCGGGAGAATTATTAACATTGCCTCCGTTGCTGGACAAATGGGCAACCCAGGACAAGCAAACTACAGTGCTGCCAAAGCTGGGGTAATTGGTTTTACCAAAACCGTCGCCAAAGAATTAGCTCCCCGTGGAATTACCGTGAATGCAGTTGCCCCTGGTTTCATTGCCACAGATATGACAAGCGGTTTGAGTAATACAGAAGAAATTTTAAAATTTATTCCCCTGGGGCGCTACGGACAACCAGAGGAAATCGGTGGGATGGTGCGCTTTTTAGCAGCTGACTCAGCAGCAGCATATATTACTGGGCAGGTATTTAATGTGGATGGGGGAATGGTGATGGCTTAA
- a CDS encoding tetratricopeptide repeat protein: MVGWRSLFTTGFLTVFMLGCGNFFNSTSKHSKQVVREISVSQVIKPTPTNQKAEDFFNQGNSLLNSHQYQAAIVAYNRAIFLNPDIAEVWINRGNALTALKLYPDALISYERAIALNSQKNEAWYNRGNTLLITKDYQQALTSYDQTLSLKPDKYEAWINRGIALTKMQKYADALISYDKAIRIKPDKDLAYYNKACAYALAGDADKAIANLQTAIKLDPTKYIKLAKTDADFHKVRHHKRFQELIN, translated from the coding sequence ATGGTCGGTTGGCGTTCCTTATTCACAACTGGCTTTTTGACTGTATTTATGTTGGGCTGTGGAAATTTCTTCAACTCTACAAGCAAACACAGCAAGCAAGTAGTGCGAGAAATTAGCGTTTCTCAGGTAATTAAACCGACACCAACTAATCAAAAAGCCGAAGATTTCTTCAATCAAGGCAATAGCTTATTAAATTCCCATCAATATCAAGCTGCTATTGTCGCCTATAATCGGGCAATTTTTCTCAACCCAGATATTGCTGAAGTCTGGATTAACCGGGGAAATGCCCTGACTGCTTTAAAACTTTATCCCGATGCTCTCATTTCCTATGAGCGAGCGATCGCCCTCAATTCCCAAAAAAATGAAGCATGGTACAATCGCGGCAATACCCTACTTATCACCAAAGACTACCAACAAGCCCTAACATCCTACGACCAAACCTTAAGCCTCAAACCAGATAAATATGAAGCCTGGATTAATCGTGGGATAGCGTTGACAAAAATGCAAAAGTATGCAGACGCCTTGATATCCTATGATAAGGCAATTAGGATTAAGCCAGACAAAGATTTAGCGTATTATAATAAGGCTTGTGCCTATGCTTTGGCAGGAGATGCGGACAAGGCGATCGCCAATCTCCAAACAGCGATAAAACTAGACCCCACGAAATATATCAAATTAGCCAAAACAGACGCAGACTTCCACAAAGTTCGCCATCACAAACGCTTTCAAGAACTCATTAATTAG